The following proteins are encoded in a genomic region of Catellatospora sp. TT07R-123:
- a CDS encoding PaaI family thioesterase: MEMEFDAAAGMNGALADRLGIKLLEATPERLVATMPVEGNTQPFGLLHGGASCVLAETLGSIGASLHGATIGRPFAVGVDISATHHRAARGGLVTGTATPLHRGGSVVTYEIVITDDEDQRICTARLTCMLLQRK, translated from the coding sequence ATGGAGATGGAGTTCGACGCCGCCGCGGGCATGAACGGGGCACTGGCCGACCGGCTCGGGATCAAGCTGCTGGAGGCGACGCCGGAGCGGCTGGTCGCCACGATGCCGGTCGAGGGCAACACCCAGCCGTTCGGGCTGCTGCACGGCGGCGCCTCGTGCGTGCTGGCCGAGACGCTGGGCTCGATCGGGGCGAGCCTGCACGGCGCGACCATCGGGCGGCCGTTCGCCGTCGGGGTGGACATCAGCGCGACCCACCACCGCGCGGCGCGCGGCGGCCTGGTCACCGGGACGGCCACCCCGCTGCACCGGGGCGGCAGCGTGGTGACGTACGAGATCGTCATCACCGACGACGAGGACCAGCGCATCTGCACCGCCCGCCTCACCTGCATGCTGCTCCAGCGCAAGTAG
- the ribA gene encoding GTP cyclohydrolase II, with product MTEQLGIRTQVTVPLHFADGYAVDAQVFTFTGLGDGKEHIALGLGDHRGAAVPLVRAHSECMTGDVFGSARCDCGPQLREAVQRIAERGGYLLYLRQEGRGIGLYAKLDAYALQDTGLDTYAANRALGFADDERDYTAAARMLTALGVSRIDLLTNNPDKPSQLREHGVEVAEVVPTDVHAVPDNLRYLLAKVTHTHHTIALPIAA from the coding sequence ATGACCGAACAGCTGGGCATCCGTACGCAGGTGACCGTGCCGCTGCACTTCGCCGACGGGTACGCCGTCGACGCGCAGGTCTTCACCTTCACCGGGCTCGGCGACGGCAAGGAGCACATCGCGCTCGGCCTCGGCGACCACCGGGGCGCCGCGGTGCCGCTGGTGCGCGCCCACTCGGAGTGCATGACCGGCGACGTCTTCGGCTCCGCCCGCTGCGACTGCGGCCCCCAGCTGCGCGAGGCCGTCCAGCGCATCGCCGAGCGCGGCGGCTACCTGCTCTACCTGCGCCAGGAGGGCCGGGGCATCGGCCTCTACGCCAAACTCGACGCGTACGCCCTCCAGGACACCGGCCTCGACACGTACGCCGCGAACCGCGCGCTGGGGTTCGCCGACGACGAGCGCGACTACACCGCCGCCGCCCGGATGCTGACCGCGCTGGGCGTGTCCCGCATCGACCTGCTCACCAACAACCCGGACAAGCCGAGCCAGCTGCGCGAGCACGGCGTCGAGGTCGCCGAGGTCGTCCCGACGGACGTCCACGCCGTCCCGGACAACCTCCGCTACCTGCTCGCCAAGGTCACCCACACCCACCACACCATCGCCCTCCCCATCGCGGCCTGA
- a CDS encoding cellulase family glycosylhydrolase: MNRKILAAAAGALVLLLGTGGGPAYAGGGHHSGFVTRSGSDLKLDGAPFHFAGSNNYYLMYSSQTMVDDVFARAKAAGQTVLRTWGWLDIGAADDTGSVSGKKNGVYFQYWDGSRPAYNDGPDGLQRLDYVIWKAGQSGVKLVIPFTNNWSDFGGMDQYVRWAGADNHDDFYTDPAIRGWYRDWITHLLTRVNPLTGLAYRDDPTIMMWELGNEPRCKGSGLYPQSAQCTPATVTAWADEMTRHVKSVDRRHLAGVGDEGFYCDDAASADWTVNCGEGVDSNALARLAAVDVVSYHLYPDGWGNRTAQWGTDWIARHTRDAKRAGKPVMAGEFGWRDKATRNPVYQAWTAAASRDGGDGFLYWMLNGVQDDGTMYPDYDGFTVACPSPVCQTVTNAGKIISSGVRTFPPVADHDSAVVPFGTAAVLSPAANDIAYQTHVRADRIDLDPAADGRQTGRTVPGGVFALDAAGVVTFTPEQGWSGKATISYTIRDTAARLSNPADIAVTVLPDPTAAIPLASFETGVDGWAPGSWQANAGTLSPQTAFVTDGAAGLHADAVDGGWFGVSFPAAVDLSGKSSVKYDLRTYAAGTSTSIVLQAGPSWTWCQGPFNWVNQDTAQAVVEVDLHTGLSCDASLLTEVHAMYVWISPGSFDLDHVRAE, encoded by the coding sequence ATGAACAGGAAGATCCTGGCGGCCGCCGCCGGGGCGCTGGTCCTGCTGCTCGGCACCGGTGGTGGCCCCGCCTACGCGGGCGGCGGCCACCACAGCGGGTTCGTGACCCGCAGCGGCAGCGATCTCAAGCTGGACGGGGCACCGTTCCACTTCGCGGGCAGCAACAACTACTACCTGATGTACTCGTCGCAGACGATGGTCGACGACGTCTTCGCCCGCGCGAAGGCGGCCGGGCAGACCGTGCTGCGCACCTGGGGCTGGCTCGACATCGGCGCCGCCGACGACACCGGCTCGGTCTCGGGCAAGAAGAACGGCGTCTACTTCCAGTACTGGGACGGCAGCAGGCCCGCCTACAACGACGGGCCGGACGGGTTGCAGCGGCTGGACTACGTGATCTGGAAGGCGGGGCAGAGCGGCGTCAAGCTGGTCATCCCGTTCACCAACAACTGGTCCGACTTCGGCGGCATGGACCAGTACGTCCGCTGGGCGGGCGCCGACAACCACGACGACTTCTACACCGACCCGGCCATCCGGGGCTGGTACCGCGACTGGATCACCCACCTGCTGACCAGGGTGAACCCGCTGACCGGGCTGGCCTACCGCGACGACCCGACGATCATGATGTGGGAGCTGGGCAACGAGCCGCGCTGCAAGGGCTCCGGGCTCTACCCGCAGTCGGCGCAGTGCACCCCGGCCACGGTCACCGCCTGGGCCGACGAGATGACCCGGCACGTCAAGAGCGTCGACCGGCGGCACCTGGCCGGGGTCGGCGACGAGGGCTTCTACTGCGACGACGCGGCCTCGGCGGACTGGACCGTGAACTGCGGCGAGGGCGTGGACTCCAACGCGCTCGCCCGGCTGGCGGCGGTGGACGTGGTGTCGTACCACCTGTACCCGGACGGCTGGGGGAACAGGACCGCGCAGTGGGGCACCGACTGGATCGCCCGGCACACGCGCGACGCCAAGCGGGCGGGCAAGCCGGTCATGGCCGGGGAGTTCGGCTGGCGCGACAAGGCCACCCGCAACCCGGTCTACCAGGCGTGGACCGCCGCGGCCTCGCGCGACGGCGGCGACGGGTTCCTGTACTGGATGCTCAACGGCGTCCAGGACGACGGCACCATGTACCCGGACTACGACGGGTTCACCGTGGCCTGCCCGAGCCCGGTGTGCCAGACCGTCACCAACGCCGGGAAGATCATCAGCTCGGGGGTGCGCACGTTCCCGCCGGTCGCCGACCACGACAGCGCGGTGGTGCCGTTCGGCACGGCCGCCGTGCTGAGCCCGGCGGCCAACGACATCGCGTACCAGACGCACGTGCGGGCCGACCGGATCGACCTCGACCCGGCCGCCGACGGGCGCCAGACCGGCCGGACCGTGCCCGGGGGCGTGTTCGCCCTGGACGCGGCCGGGGTGGTCACCTTCACGCCGGAGCAGGGGTGGAGCGGTAAGGCGACGATCTCGTACACGATCCGCGACACCGCCGCGCGGCTGTCCAACCCGGCCGACATCGCGGTGACCGTGCTGCCCGATCCGACCGCCGCGATCCCGCTCGCCTCGTTCGAGACCGGGGTGGACGGCTGGGCGCCGGGGAGCTGGCAGGCCAATGCGGGCACGCTGAGCCCGCAGACCGCGTTCGTCACCGACGGGGCGGCGGGGCTGCACGCCGACGCCGTGGACGGCGGCTGGTTCGGGGTGTCGTTCCCGGCGGCCGTCGACCTGTCGGGCAAGTCGTCCGTGAAGTACGACCTGCGTACGTACGCGGCCGGGACCTCCACCAGCATCGTGCTCCAGGCCGGGCCGTCCTGGACCTGGTGCCAGGGCCCGTTCAACTGGGTCAACCAGGACACCGCCCAGGCCGTGGTCGAAGTGGACCTGCACACCGGCCTGTCCTGCGACGCGAGCCTGCTCACCGAGGTGCACGCGATGTACGTCTGGATCAGCCCCGGCTCCTTCGACCTGGACCACGTCCGCGCCGAGTAG
- a CDS encoding aminotransferase class V-fold PLP-dependent enzyme, translating into MIDALPTHGVPADQVLAELRGLRAADLPTHGGRLFAYVYDPARAGLDELAMSAYALSAHVNGLDPTAFPSLLATENALVAAAARVLGAGPGTAAPDVVGSVTSGGTESLILAVKTARDAHPEIEHPRLVVPSTAHAAFAKAAHYLGVALDLVPVDPVTCTPDPAAVAAAITPDTVLVACSAPSYAHGVVDPVEQIAAIAEQRGVRCHVDACFGGWALPFLRRIGVEVPAFDFGVPGVTSMSVDLHKYAYTPKGVSVLLHRDASLRRPQYFAFADWPGYTMINPVISSTRSGGPIAAAFATLRHLGDEGYLELARQTRAAVAGLAEAVTATSGLRLLTPPDYTVVCLTSDDPELDLFVLADELAARGWHTQPQLPFEGIPASIHLTVTASVAPQVAQFGPALAEAAAAARVHGPVRLPQELLAMAAHLQPDQLTPELVGGLAESLGLGAAEPGEQARLAVVNTVLAAAPPRLRERLLVEFVGLLQRPSW; encoded by the coding sequence ATGATCGACGCACTGCCGACCCACGGGGTCCCCGCCGACCAGGTGCTCGCCGAGCTGCGCGGGCTGCGCGCGGCCGACCTGCCCACCCACGGCGGCCGCCTGTTCGCCTACGTCTACGACCCGGCCCGCGCCGGGCTCGACGAGCTGGCCATGTCGGCGTACGCGCTGTCCGCCCATGTCAACGGCCTGGACCCGACCGCCTTCCCATCGCTGCTGGCCACTGAGAACGCGCTGGTCGCCGCCGCCGCCCGGGTGCTCGGCGCCGGTCCGGGCACGGCCGCGCCGGACGTGGTCGGCTCGGTGACCAGCGGCGGCACCGAGTCGCTGATCCTGGCGGTGAAGACCGCCCGCGACGCGCACCCGGAGATCGAGCACCCGCGCCTGGTCGTCCCGTCGACGGCGCACGCCGCGTTCGCCAAGGCGGCGCACTACCTGGGCGTCGCGCTGGACCTGGTGCCGGTGGACCCGGTGACGTGCACGCCCGACCCGGCCGCGGTCGCTGCCGCGATCACCCCGGACACGGTGCTGGTGGCCTGCTCGGCGCCGTCGTACGCGCACGGGGTGGTCGATCCGGTCGAGCAGATCGCGGCGATCGCCGAGCAGCGGGGCGTGCGCTGCCACGTGGACGCCTGCTTCGGCGGCTGGGCGCTGCCGTTCCTGCGCCGCATCGGGGTGGAGGTGCCCGCGTTCGACTTCGGCGTGCCCGGCGTGACCAGCATGTCGGTGGACCTGCACAAGTACGCGTACACCCCCAAGGGTGTGTCGGTGCTGCTGCACCGCGACGCGTCGCTGCGCCGGCCGCAGTACTTCGCCTTCGCGGACTGGCCCGGGTACACGATGATCAATCCGGTGATCTCGTCGACGCGTTCCGGCGGGCCGATCGCGGCGGCCTTCGCGACGCTGCGCCACCTGGGCGACGAGGGCTACCTGGAGCTGGCCCGGCAGACCCGCGCCGCGGTGGCCGGGCTGGCCGAGGCGGTGACCGCGACGAGCGGGCTGCGGCTGCTGACCCCGCCCGACTACACCGTGGTCTGCCTGACCTCCGACGACCCGGAGCTGGACCTGTTCGTGCTCGCCGACGAGCTGGCCGCGCGGGGCTGGCACACCCAGCCGCAGCTGCCGTTCGAGGGCATCCCGGCCAGCATCCACCTGACCGTGACCGCCTCGGTCGCGCCGCAGGTCGCGCAGTTCGGCCCGGCGCTGGCCGAGGCCGCGGCGGCGGCGCGGGTGCACGGCCCGGTCCGGCTGCCGCAGGAGCTGCTGGCGATGGCGGCGCATCTGCAACCCGACCAGCTCACCCCAGAGCTGGTCGGCGGGCTGGCCGAGAGCCTCGGCCTCGGCGCGGCCGAGCCGGGCGAGCAGGCGCGGCTGGCCGTGGTCAACACGGTGCTGGCCGCGGCCCCGCCCCGGCTGCGCGAGCGGCTGCTGGTCGAGTTCGTGGGGCTGCTGCAACGCCCGTCCTGGTGA
- a CDS encoding glycoside hydrolase family 2 protein: protein MATASSMVRLHQGWTVSARDTPVEVDGVPASVPGCVHTDLLAAGLIEDPYLDDNEDRLGWIGRTRWEYRTSFEWAGPGDDRIDLVCAGLDTVAAIEVNGVEVGRTANMHRGYRFDLRSALAHGRNDLKISFDSAYDYTAAMARQVGSRPGAYDEPYNLIRKMACNFGWDWGPTVVTAGIWQPIALHSWSTARLGQVRPLVTVEGDTGRVELHVEVERAAAEVLTVSAEIGGVSATAVIPAGQITAVLEIEVPQVRRWWPRGHGEQPLYPLRAVLATGGGRELDRWERRVGFRSVRLDTAPDGHGTPYTVVVNDRPVYVKGVNWIPDDAFVTRITRERLAERFAQACGANVNYLRVWGGGRYESEDFYELADELGLLVGQDFLFACAAYPEEEPFAAEVAAEAREQVVRLAPHPSLVTWTGNNENIWGFADWGWPEQLKGRTWGDGFYHGLLPSVVAELDPTRPYWPGSPWSGRADLHPNDPDHGTTHLWEVWNRIDYTHYRDSVPRFVAEFGFQAPPAYATLRRALRDEPLASDSPGMRHHQKAIDGDLKLRRGLDAHLPLPADFADWHYLTQLNQARAISLALEHFRSHTPHNMGAIVWQLNDCWPVTSWAAVDGDGRRKPLWYALRRSFAPRLLTIQPRPGGLVLVAVNDTDQDWTAPAAVTRHGLGGDALARAEVVLDVPPRSATTVLLPPDVATSGDRAGELLRAVVGDESALWFFAEDHEIEYPPARFEAKVVRSGTAYEVTVTAGTILRDLVLFPDRLDPAAQVDQALVTLLPGESATFTVTGAELGDPAALAARPVLRCVNDIARV from the coding sequence ATGGCGACAGCAAGCAGCATGGTCCGGCTCCACCAGGGCTGGACCGTGTCCGCCCGGGACACCCCGGTCGAGGTCGACGGGGTTCCCGCGAGCGTGCCGGGGTGCGTGCACACCGACCTGCTCGCGGCCGGGCTGATCGAGGACCCGTACCTCGACGACAACGAGGACCGGCTCGGGTGGATCGGGCGCACCCGGTGGGAGTACCGGACGTCCTTCGAGTGGGCGGGGCCGGGCGACGACCGGATCGACCTGGTCTGCGCCGGACTGGACACGGTGGCCGCGATCGAGGTCAACGGCGTCGAGGTCGGCCGGACCGCGAACATGCACCGCGGCTACCGGTTCGACCTGCGCTCGGCCCTGGCGCACGGCCGCAACGACCTGAAGATCAGTTTCGATTCCGCGTACGACTACACCGCCGCGATGGCCCGCCAGGTCGGGAGCCGGCCGGGGGCGTACGACGAGCCGTACAACCTGATCCGCAAGATGGCCTGCAACTTCGGCTGGGACTGGGGCCCGACCGTGGTCACCGCCGGGATCTGGCAGCCGATCGCGCTGCACAGCTGGTCCACGGCCCGGCTGGGGCAGGTCCGCCCGCTGGTCACCGTCGAGGGCGACACCGGCCGGGTCGAGCTGCACGTCGAGGTCGAGCGGGCCGCCGCGGAGGTGCTGACCGTCAGCGCCGAGATCGGCGGGGTGAGCGCGACCGCGGTCATCCCGGCCGGGCAGATCACCGCCGTGCTGGAGATCGAGGTGCCGCAGGTGCGGCGCTGGTGGCCGCGCGGCCACGGCGAGCAGCCGCTCTACCCGCTGCGGGCGGTGCTGGCCACGGGCGGCGGCCGCGAGCTGGACCGCTGGGAGCGCCGGGTCGGCTTCCGCTCGGTCCGCCTGGACACCGCGCCCGACGGGCACGGCACGCCGTACACGGTGGTGGTCAACGACCGGCCCGTCTACGTCAAGGGCGTCAACTGGATCCCCGACGACGCGTTCGTCACCCGGATCACCCGGGAGCGCCTGGCCGAGCGCTTCGCCCAGGCCTGCGGCGCCAACGTCAACTACCTGCGGGTCTGGGGCGGCGGCCGCTACGAGTCGGAGGACTTCTACGAGCTCGCCGACGAGCTCGGGCTGCTGGTCGGGCAGGACTTCCTGTTCGCGTGCGCGGCATACCCGGAGGAGGAGCCGTTCGCGGCCGAGGTGGCGGCCGAGGCGCGCGAGCAGGTGGTGCGGCTGGCACCGCACCCGAGCCTGGTGACCTGGACCGGCAACAACGAGAACATCTGGGGCTTCGCCGACTGGGGCTGGCCGGAGCAGCTCAAGGGGCGCACCTGGGGCGACGGCTTCTACCACGGGCTGCTGCCGTCGGTGGTGGCCGAACTGGACCCGACGCGGCCGTACTGGCCGGGCAGCCCCTGGTCGGGCCGCGCCGACCTGCACCCCAACGACCCCGACCACGGCACCACCCACCTGTGGGAGGTGTGGAACCGGATCGACTACACGCACTACCGCGACAGCGTGCCGCGGTTCGTGGCCGAGTTCGGGTTCCAGGCGCCGCCCGCGTACGCCACGCTGCGCCGCGCCCTGCGCGACGAGCCGCTGGCCAGCGACTCACCCGGGATGCGGCACCACCAGAAGGCGATCGACGGCGATCTGAAGCTGCGCCGGGGCCTGGACGCGCACCTGCCGCTGCCCGCCGACTTCGCCGACTGGCACTACCTGACCCAGCTGAACCAGGCCCGCGCGATCAGCCTGGCGCTGGAGCACTTCCGCTCGCACACCCCGCACAACATGGGCGCGATCGTCTGGCAGCTCAACGACTGCTGGCCGGTCACGTCCTGGGCGGCCGTCGACGGCGACGGGCGGCGCAAACCGCTCTGGTACGCGCTGCGCCGCTCGTTCGCCCCCCGCCTGCTCACCATCCAGCCCCGCCCCGGCGGCCTGGTCCTGGTCGCGGTCAACGACACCGACCAGGACTGGACCGCCCCGGCCGCGGTGACCCGGCACGGCCTGGGCGGCGACGCCCTGGCCCGCGCCGAGGTCGTGCTGGACGTCCCGCCCCGCTCGGCCACCACCGTGCTGCTGCCCCCCGACGTCGCGACCAGCGGCGACCGGGCCGGGGAGCTGCTGCGGGCGGTCGTCGGCGACGAGAGCGCGCTGTGGTTCTTCGCCGAGGACCACGAGATCGAATACCCGCCGGCCCGGTTCGAGGCGAAGGTCGTGCGCAGCGGCACCGCGTACGAGGTGACCGTCACGGCCGGGACGATCCTGCGCGACCTCGTGCTCTTCCCCGACCGGCTCGACCCGGCGGCCCAGGTGGACCAGGCCCTGGTCACCCTGCTGCCGGGGGAGTCGGCGACGTTCACGGTGACCGGCGCCGAGCTCGGCGACCCGGCAGCGCTGGCCGCCCGGCCGGTGCTGCGCTGCGTCAACGACATCGCGCGCGTCTGA
- a CDS encoding MFS transporter, with protein sequence MTVSPSPSQVSAPAPLSGGVRAGYSLGSLATGAFGTVPGLLLLPYLTDNLGVAAGLAGLLVLVPKAWDVLINPLAGRISDRTTSRWGARRPFLLFGGLGVAVLFALMFAAPFGSGAGASAYVAVAFLATATAYAFFQVPYVAMPAEMTDDYTERTRLMTWRVAVLAVAILVSGAVAPIVVNSTGGGVPGHRWMGLFVAVLIVAGSVGAFLGTAKAPTGQVTESEPSLRAQLAVVRANRPFTILLTVFVVQSIGVATMLAGVKYVADHVLHRPDDGPTLLFACFVGPALLVMPLWTRLGARLGKTRALVLASVLLTGGALALVAAGSVPPAAAYAITGVIGVGYAGQQVFALAMLPDCVAFDAARTGRRQAGVFTGLWTAGETLGLALGPGLYALVLQLTGYVSSDTGTAVAQTDTARLGVLLGFTVVPALLVGPVALLLRRYDLTPERLASAQLNTDSNPSTDSVPA encoded by the coding sequence ATGACCGTGTCCCCCTCACCGTCCCAGGTCAGCGCCCCCGCGCCGCTGTCCGGCGGCGTACGCGCCGGGTACTCCCTCGGCTCGCTGGCCACCGGCGCGTTCGGCACCGTGCCCGGCCTGCTGCTGCTGCCGTACCTCACCGACAATCTGGGCGTCGCCGCGGGCCTGGCCGGCCTGCTGGTGCTGGTGCCGAAGGCGTGGGACGTCCTGATCAACCCGCTGGCCGGGCGGATCTCCGACCGGACCACCTCGCGGTGGGGGGCGCGGCGGCCGTTCCTGCTGTTCGGCGGCCTGGGCGTGGCGGTGCTGTTCGCGCTGATGTTCGCCGCCCCGTTCGGCAGCGGCGCGGGCGCGTCGGCGTACGTCGCGGTCGCGTTCCTGGCCACGGCGACGGCGTACGCGTTCTTCCAGGTGCCGTACGTGGCGATGCCCGCCGAGATGACCGACGACTACACCGAGCGCACCCGCCTGATGACCTGGCGCGTGGCCGTGCTCGCGGTGGCGATCCTGGTCTCCGGCGCGGTGGCGCCGATCGTGGTGAACAGCACCGGCGGGGGCGTGCCGGGGCACCGCTGGATGGGCCTGTTCGTGGCCGTGCTGATCGTGGCCGGGTCGGTGGGCGCCTTCCTCGGCACCGCGAAGGCGCCGACCGGCCAGGTCACCGAGAGCGAGCCGTCGCTGCGCGCCCAGCTCGCGGTGGTACGCGCCAACCGCCCGTTCACCATCCTGCTGACCGTGTTCGTGGTCCAGTCGATCGGCGTGGCGACCATGCTGGCCGGGGTCAAGTACGTCGCCGACCACGTGCTGCACCGCCCCGACGACGGCCCGACGCTGCTGTTCGCCTGCTTCGTCGGCCCGGCGCTGCTGGTGATGCCGCTGTGGACCCGCCTCGGCGCCCGGCTGGGCAAGACCCGCGCCCTGGTGCTGGCCTCGGTGCTGCTCACCGGCGGGGCGCTGGCGCTGGTGGCGGCCGGGTCGGTGCCGCCCGCGGCGGCGTACGCGATCACGGGCGTGATCGGGGTCGGGTACGCCGGGCAGCAGGTCTTCGCGCTGGCGATGCTGCCCGACTGCGTGGCCTTCGACGCCGCCCGCACCGGCCGCCGCCAGGCGGGCGTGTTCACCGGCCTGTGGACGGCGGGGGAAACCCTGGGCCTGGCGCTCGGCCCCGGCCTGTACGCCCTGGTCCTCCAGCTGACCGGCTACGTCTCCTCCGACACCGGCACCGCCGTGGCGCAGACGGACACCGCGCGCCTGGGCGTGCTGCTCGGCTTCACCGTGGTGCCCGCGCTGCTGGTGGGACCGGTGGCCCTGCTGCTGCGCCGCTACGACCTGACCCCCGAGCGCCTGGCATCGGCGCAGCTCAACACCGACAGCAACCCCTCTACAGATAGTGTTCCCGCATGA
- a CDS encoding FMN-dependent NADH-azoreductase, protein MRLLHIVATPRGELSHSLRIANEFIGAVAAGDSAVEVDVLDLYRQDLPAVVGDNIEAKYSLMVGQPIDRGHAESWRQIESLIEHFLTADAYVVTAPMWNFGIPYALKYYIDCVVQPGYLFRYDETGSVVPMVTGKKMVCVTSRGADYSPGGYLHQLDFQEPYLRTVFGFVGITDVSFINAQPMDITPDLRESALAAALAQARELGGSFLPRTGVPA, encoded by the coding sequence GTGCGACTTCTCCACATCGTGGCAACACCTCGCGGCGAGCTGTCCCACTCGCTGCGGATAGCGAACGAGTTCATCGGTGCCGTCGCCGCGGGTGACAGCGCGGTAGAGGTCGACGTGCTCGACCTCTACCGCCAGGACCTGCCGGCGGTGGTGGGCGACAACATCGAGGCGAAGTACTCGCTGATGGTGGGGCAGCCGATCGACCGCGGTCACGCCGAGTCGTGGCGGCAGATCGAGTCGCTCATCGAGCACTTCCTCACCGCCGACGCGTACGTCGTCACCGCGCCGATGTGGAACTTCGGCATCCCGTACGCGCTGAAGTACTACATCGACTGCGTCGTGCAGCCCGGCTACCTCTTCCGGTACGACGAGACCGGCAGCGTCGTGCCGATGGTCACCGGCAAGAAGATGGTCTGCGTGACCTCGCGCGGCGCCGACTACTCGCCGGGCGGATACCTGCACCAGCTGGACTTCCAGGAGCCGTACCTGCGGACGGTGTTCGGGTTCGTCGGCATCACCGACGTCTCGTTCATCAACGCCCAGCCGATGGACATCACCCCCGACCTGCGCGAGTCGGCGCTGGCCGCGGCGCTGGCGCAGGCGCGGGAGCTGGGCGGCTCGTTCCTGCCCCGGACCGGCGTTCCGGCCTGA